The Rhinolophus sinicus isolate RSC01 linkage group LG15, ASM3656204v1, whole genome shotgun sequence region AGGGCCGGCGTCAGCACTACCTCAGTGTGCGAGGGCCAGATCGCCAACCCCAGCCCCATTAGTCGCAGTCTGCTCATCAATGCAAGCACCCGGGTGTCGACCCACAACGTCCCCACTCCAATGCCTTCCTGTGTGGTCAACCCCATGGAGCACACCCATGCGGCCACAGGCCCTGTCAACCTGCCCACGGGCATCTCTCGAGCCCCCACTGGCTACACTAGCGACCTCAAGCCAGTGGCCTGGAACCAGCACCAGCTGGCCCACCTCCAACAGATGTGCAGTGAGGCTGGTGGGACGCCGGCCCCGGGCCTGACAGGCAAGCACGCTGCCGGACGCGAGCTGGCAGGGCCTGGCTTTGTGGGCAAGGCGCCCGCCTACCCGCAGGAACTCTGCCTGGCGCAGTCTTTCCATCTGAAGCCTCCCCTGGAGAAgccaaccccctccccaccagtcAACGGCCTGGCAGCCCCACTGGCCTACCCCAATGGTCACTACTTCCAACCCCTGTGGAACAACATTCTGCCCACTCCCAATAGCGACAGCTCGGGGTCTCAGGACCTCACTATGCCGTTCCATGGTGGGCAGCCCACAGGTGCACCCCTCGACTGTGCAGCGGCTGCTGGGGCCCACTACCGAGCAGGGACCGGGGGCGGGCCCGTGGGGAGCCAGAACAGCTTGCTGCAGACGGTGGATTACCTGAGTGGGGATTTCCAGCAGGCCTGCTTCCGCGAACAGAGCCTGGCCGTGCTGAGCAAGGCCCACCGAGCCCCCGGCAGCCGAGCCCCTGAGCCCACAGATAGTCGAAGTCTTCATATTCAGCACCCTGGGTATAGATAGGTAGCCCGGCGCCCGCCACAAGCTACACATCACATCATCCTCCTAGGTTTAGTCTCACGTTTGAGTAATTGGATAGTTTCCAAGTTTTGCTGCTCCAATGTGATCATTCTTAGACGTCTAAGAGAGAGAATTAGGTGGGATTGAGGACGGGGGTGGGAGGGTCCTCTGCTCTCATTCTCCCCTCCACCCGCTCCAGTAGCCTTTGGGTTTATGTTAGGACCTAATCCCAACCCCAGGCCTTTTCTGTCTGCTGCCTGCCTATCAGTCCTGTCCCTCTgtctgtcatccatccatccgtcctgCACACTGCTGTGCGTTTTGCACTAGCTGCCTCctgtctttctgctctgcctGTTTTCCCTTAGGACTGAGGTGTGAGCTGACGGGAAGGGTCCTATGCGAGAGAGCCGTATGTGCCCAGCCCTAAGCTAGGCCTctccctgtctgtctctttctcgGACTAAGAAGCTAGACTTCCCAAGGGCTTTAGAAGCTAATTCCTTATTCACCCAAAGACCTCAAATCAAAACTGACCGGTCTTCATCTTCTCTCAGCCCTCCTCCAGTCCTCAAGGCTTTGTTTTACATCTAATTGATCACAGGGCCGCTGCACTTGCCCTTGCCACACTCCTCAAGGGCACCTGCAGGCACGTGGCTATAGCTTTGAGACGGGGAGGGGGGATGATCTGCTTGGTTCCTGACTCCCCTTTCTAGCCCTAGAGAAACGCAGTGACATCCAGGATAAGATCCCTTTCTCACTATTGGTTCTCTCCTGACTCACCCCCATTCCACcctcaagcaaaacaaaacactgatcTTACTTGAGGTATTTGGTAGGTAAGGGATGATCACGTTGGAGTTTGGaattaaaaacaccaaaaaaaccaaaaaaacaaaaacaacaaaaaaaacaaaaaaaatcatttggttCTCTACACTGGCTAAGCATATTGCTCTacactgtaattttaaatgtcatgttCTGTATGAATGTTGTGTGGGTTTGAGTAGCCTTGTGAGTGGCCCCACAGGTACTTTCACCCGCTAGTCACCTCCTTTCGCAGCCCCTCAGTTtgatgaagaaagagaaacacaaagcCTTAAGCTCTTTGAATTCTTCCTTTACCAAGTGAGCATGGTTCTAACAGCCGGAGATGGGCCTATATTGGAAacagcccctcctgcccccccaaccccccatccATTCTCGTACACCCTCTTCATGCTCAGCACATCTCATTCCCAAGTGACAATTAGTTGGCtagaaatttaaaactcttcTGTAACTTTAAAACTTAGATTATGCTTTGTTGTAATTTTTTGCACCCTTCTGTTAAAGATGCATAGTTGagctctgccttttttttttttttttaaaccaaataagcccttacttttccttttgtctctggGGAATGTGAGCTGATGTTCTTATTTaaggttttgggttttgtttactATTCACTGTTCTTTAGCCAGAAATTCTCTAGTGATCTGAAGCAATGTGACTGAAGACCAGTTGTTAAATTATGTGTTGGCAAGTTgccttatatttaaaaagaaaaaaaaaagaaaaaaaatgcctgatTGTGTTATGCCAAATGATAGCAACATGAAGTCCTAATTTATTGTTCCCGGTTGTTTTCCTGCCATTTGTGAACACTGGTACCTCCCTGTCCCCGAGCCCTCAGGAGCACCTGTGGCTTCTGGTGCAGTGCCCTCTCCCAAGGTGTGGGCCACCCCCTCACCCAGGGCCCCCTTCCAGTTCTTGCTTCTCTGAGTTAAATTGAAAGAGCACCACTGTCTCCCCTTTATCCCTTGCTTGAGCTCCAAACCAGAtatttttgctgtaattttttcCAATGCCTCTCCCCAAAAGGTGAGCTGCCATTTTAGGAAATTGGACCAGACACCAACTTGGGGGCTTGAAATCAAACCTCAGACCCATCTCTTCCTGTGTAGGGGTGCAAGTCTCTGAAGCTCACTCCCACCTCTAATCTGCATGGAAAATGTACTGtgaccccacctccacccccaactgCCCTCGCCTTTGGTGTGAGATGTTTCCTACTTCACCCTGAGCCCCTGCCCCCTCTGCCAGCCAACCCCCCAACCAGCAATAAGGGTCCAAACCAGGGCCTCCTATCCACACTCCCTGCCTCCATCCCACACTACCCCTAGGGAATACTGGGGTTCCCTGTGCGCTCCACACACTGTAGCATTCATTCTCCATCTCCCTCATCTCACCTGTGGTGGTTTATGGGTGTGATGGGGTTTTTAAGATTATTATAAACCAGTAAACAGAAAAAACTCACCTTTCGATCTTGTCCTATTCGTTGAATGGTGTCAGTGTTTGAGgtgatttttcttaatgatttctaATGTCTCATTTGCTAGAAGGAAAACAAT contains the following coding sequences:
- the FAM222B gene encoding protein FAM222B isoform X1; the encoded protein is MLACLPGPGDLSFQLLSHTQMNTGLQKWDTTQKMRTAHCPTPAELDAYAKKVANNPLTIKIFPNSVKVPQRKHVRRTVNGLDTSAQRYSPYPTQAATKAGLLAIVKVPAKSILKDFDGTRARLLPEAIMNPPVAPYATVAPSTLAHPQAQVLARQQALQHAQTLAHAPPQTLQHPQGIPPPQALSHPQSLQQPQGLGHPQPMAQTQGLVHPQALSHQGLQHPPNPLLHGGRKMPDSDAPPNVTVSTSTIPLSMAATLQHSQPPDLSSIVHQINQFCQTRAGVSTTSVCEGQIANPSPISRSLLINASTRVSTHNVPTPMPSCVVNPMEHTHAATGPVNLPTGISRAPTGYTSDLKPVAWNQHQLAHLQQMCSEAGGTPAPGLTGKHAAGRELAGPGFVGKAPAYPQELCLAQSFHLKPPLEKPTPSPPVNGLAAPLAYPNGHYFQPLWNNILPTPNSDSSGSQDLTMPFHGGQPTGAPLDCAAAAGAHYRAGTGGGPVGSQNSLLQTVDYLSGDFQQACFREQSLAVLSKAHRAPGSRAPEPTDSRSLHIQHPGYR
- the FAM222B gene encoding protein FAM222B isoform X2 — protein: MNPPVAPYATVAPSTLAHPQAQVLARQQALQHAQTLAHAPPQTLQHPQGIPPPQALSHPQSLQQPQGLGHPQPMAQTQGLVHPQALSHQGLQHPPNPLLHGGRKMPDSDAPPNVTVSTSTIPLSMAATLQHSQPPDLSSIVHQINQFCQTRAGVSTTSVCEGQIANPSPISRSLLINASTRVSTHNVPTPMPSCVVNPMEHTHAATGPVNLPTGISRAPTGYTSDLKPVAWNQHQLAHLQQMCSEAGGTPAPGLTGKHAAGRELAGPGFVGKAPAYPQELCLAQSFHLKPPLEKPTPSPPVNGLAAPLAYPNGHYFQPLWNNILPTPNSDSSGSQDLTMPFHGGQPTGAPLDCAAAAGAHYRAGTGGGPVGSQNSLLQTVDYLSGDFQQACFREQSLAVLSKAHRAPGSRAPEPTDSRSLHIQHPGYR